A genomic segment from uncultured Marinifilum sp. encodes:
- a CDS encoding GNAT family N-acetyltransferase translates to MIDTSMEIEQKIYVIVADLRHIDYATEICEMIERAAKIRGTGIAKRNPLYLVQKIQEGKAVIAFDDKKVIGFCYIETWEHGKYVANSGLIVDPDYRAVGLAKSIKAEAFKLSRKRYPHAKIFGLTTSLPVMKINSDLGYRPVTFSELTTDESFWKGCSSCVNYDILQRTGRKMCLCTGMLFDPSKNGSPKSTKENK, encoded by the coding sequence ATGATAGATACATCAATGGAAATTGAGCAAAAAATTTATGTCATTGTTGCAGATTTAAGGCATATAGATTATGCTACAGAAATTTGTGAAATGATTGAGCGTGCTGCAAAAATTCGCGGTACTGGTATTGCTAAAAGAAATCCTTTGTACCTCGTACAAAAAATACAGGAAGGAAAAGCAGTTATTGCTTTCGATGATAAAAAGGTAATTGGTTTCTGCTATATAGAAACCTGGGAACATGGAAAATATGTTGCCAATTCGGGTCTTATTGTTGATCCAGATTATCGTGCAGTAGGCCTGGCTAAGTCAATTAAAGCCGAGGCGTTTAAGCTGTCAAGAAAGCGTTATCCACATGCTAAAATCTTCGGATTAACCACAAGTCTTCCTGTAATGAAAATCAATTCAGATTTAGGTTATAGACCTGTAACATTCTCGGAACTAACTACCGACGAATCGTTTTGGAAAGGCTGTAGTAGTTGTGTTAATTATGACATTTTACAACGAACAGGACGAAAAATGTGCCTTTGTACAGGTATGTTATTTGATCCGAGTAAAAATGGTAGCCCTAAATCAACTAAGGAAAATAAATAA